The Brachionichthys hirsutus isolate HB-005 chromosome 11, CSIRO-AGI_Bhir_v1, whole genome shotgun sequence genome includes a window with the following:
- the calm3a gene encoding calmodulin 3a (phosphorylase kinase, delta) produces the protein MADQLTEEQIAEFKEAFSLFDKDGDGTITTKELGTVMRSLGQNPTEAELQDMINEVDADGNGTIDFPEFLTMMARKMKDTDSEEEIREAFRVFDKDGNGYISAAELRHVMTNLGEKLTDEEVDEMIREADIDGDGQVNYEEFVQMMTAK, from the exons ATG GCTGATCAGTTGACTGAGGAGCAGATTGCTG AGTTCAAGGAGGCGTTCTCGCTGTTCGACAAGGACGGCGACGGCACGATCACTACCAAGGAGCTCGGGACCGTGATGCGCTCGCTGGGACAGAACCCCACCGAGGCTGAGCTGCAAGACATGATCAATGAGGTGGATGCTGATG GGAACGGTACGATTGACTTTCCCGAGTTCCTGACCATGATGGCCCGGAAAATGAAAGACacagacagcgaggaggagatCAGAGAAGCCTTCAGAGTCTTCGACAAG GATGGTAACGGCTACATCAGCGCTGCAGAGCTACGGCATGTCATGACCAATCTAGGAGAGAAGCTCACCGATGAGGAGGTGGACGAAATGATCCGCGAGGCCGACATCGATGGGGACGGTCAGGTCAACTACGAGG AGTTTGTCCAAATGATGACCGCCAAGTGA
- the gemin7 gene encoding gem-associated protein 7, with the protein MAVPVSVLRLPKGPEPNGRGFDPNSPRFIALCQPSIATSSAPGADAEQLQREQQARSELRESFLRCLLSMNSKKVQFHMHENVKLEATFGASDVDVLNFQVSDLQTPIGVQKEALLRCQDVVSFTFDV; encoded by the coding sequence ATGGCGGTGCCGGTATCTGTGCTCCGCTTGCCGAAAGGACCCGAACCCAACGGCCGTGGCTTCGATCCCAATTCACCCCGCTTCATCGCTCTCTGTCAGCCCTCCATTGCCACTTCTTCTGCGCCGGGGGCCGACgccgagcagctgcagagggagCAGCAAGCACGATCCGAGCTCAGGGAAAGTTTCCTCCGATGTCTTCTCTCCAtgaacagcaagaaggttcagTTTCACATGCACGAGAACGTGAAGCTGGAGGCCACGTTCGGAGCGTCTGACGTTGATGTGCTGAACTTTCAGGTGTCGGACTTGCAGACTCCCATCGGTGTGCAGAAAGAGGCGCTGCTCAGGTGTCAGGATGTGGTTTCATTCACGTTTGATGTGTGA
- the bmp16 gene encoding bone morphogenetic protein 16, translating into MVPRKSGRSGSESRGIVTLELKDKPWTLHTSHHTWTSTMFPANLLLLMVLLLPQASSGRQGGETSKIDNGRVSPVPSSLSPPPPGDSFLKPSLAQTIQSLLLSRLGLQSQPNPRPGVPVPRYLLDLYRFRQQQYHLVEDPSFSFPSQHIQEANTVRSFHHSEPLTDFPIEDDQKPLHISFNISSIPEDEEVLSAELRLLRSGGASFGPGGHRLKVFLSEHREDPEPTLLETRLLNNGPQSHKASGSWEAFSLNTELLHKALAQTGSLSFLLEVRPENSTASLSDQGLSSAVGEEEVKKHKQGHLRVCRSVGQDEHSWAQERPLLVTYSHDGRGEPLVKHGRRTPGSGKRIRRRKVMKERVRSSNRGRNRDQAWGRVRKTGYTVLGWERNKEGVSGSESGRVKRNGGRAAKLKRLSRNRCRRHPLYVDFNDVGWHKWIIAPSGYDAFFCLGECRFPLADHMNSSSHAMVQTLVNSVNGAVPRACCVPTSLSPIALLYLDPQDRVVLKNYQDMVVEGCGCR; encoded by the exons ATGGTGCCAAGGAAAAGCGGCAG GAGCGGGAGCGAGAGCCGAGGGATCGTAACACTGGAGCTCAAGGATAAACCATGGACTCTGCATACATCCCACCATACCTGGAC GTCCACCATGTTCCCTGCTaacctcctgctcctcatggTCCTGCTGCTACCTCAAGCCTCGTCTGGTCGCCAGGGTGGAGAAACCAGCAAGATCGACAATGGCAGGGTGTCTCCCGTGCCTTCCTCCTTGTCGCCGCCGCCACCAGGCGATTCCTTCCTGAAGCCTAGCCTTGCTCAAACCATCCAAAGTCTCCTCCTGAGCCGACTGGGCCTGCAGTCACAGCCCAACCCTCGGCCGGGAGTTCCTGTACCGCGGTATCTTCTGGATCTTTATCGCTTCCGCCAGCAGCAGTACCATCTAGTGGAGGATCCTTCATTTAGCTTCCCCAGCCAGCACATCCAGGAAGCAAACACCGTACGCAGCTTTCACCATAGCG AACCTCTTACAGACTTTCCCATCGAAGATGATCAAAAGCCGTTGCACATCTCTTTTAATATTTCCTCCAtccctgaggatgaggaggtgctCTCCGCTGAGCTTCGGCTCCTCCGCAGTGGCGGAGCCTCCTTCGGCCCTGGGGGACACAGACTCAAAGTTTTCCTCTCTGAGCACCGTGAGGACCCTGAGCCCACCCTGCTGGAAACCAGGTTACTCAACAATGGCCCCCAAAGTCATAAAGCAAGTGGTTCCTGGGAGGCCTTTAGCCTGAATACAGAGCTGCTTCATAAGGCCCTCGCTCAGACCGGGAGCCTGAGCTTCCTCTTGGAGGTCAGGCCTGAGAACAGCACCGCCTCCCTGTCCGACCAGGgcctctcctctgctgttggagaggaggaggttaagaaacacaaacagggaCACCTGAGGGTATGCAGGTCTGTGGGTCAGGACGAGCATAGCTGGGCCCAGGAACGACCACTCTTGGTGACCTACAGTCATGATGGGCGTGGAGAGCCCTTAGTCAAGCATGGCAGAAGGACGCCTGGAAGTGGCAAGAGGATTAGAAGGAGAAAAGTAATGAAAGAGAGAGTCAGGAGTAGCAACAGGGGGCGCAATAGGGACCAAGCCTGGGGTAGGGTCAGAAAAACAGGGTATACAGTGCTGGGATGGGAGCGTAATAAAGAAGGGGTCAGTGGGAGTGAAAGTGGAAGGGTAAAAAGAAACGGTGGGCGTGCAGCGAAACTGAAACGCCTTTCCCGCAACAGATGCCGGCGTCATCCTCTATATGTAGATTTCAATGATGTCGGTTGGCACAAGTGGATCATTGCGCCCAGTGGCTACGATGCATTCTTCTGTCTGGGTGAATGTCGCTTTCCTCTGGCTGACCACATGAACTCCTCGAGCCACGCCATGGTGCAAACGCTGGTAAACTCGGTGAACGGGGCAGTGCCCCGGGCCTGCTGCGTCCCCACCTCCCTCAGCCCCATTGCCCTGCTCTACCTGGACCCTCAAGACAGAGTGGTGCTGAAGAATTACCAGGATATGGTGGTAGAGGGCTGCGGCTGCCGGTAG